DNA from Candidatus Binataceae bacterium:
CGATAAAGAGCCGGCGCTTGCGTGGGCTGAACGATCCGCGCCAGTCCTGCAGGATGTTGATCGCGTCGGCAAGCACCGCGAGCATCAGCCGCTGTTCGCTGGTGAATCGGCTCTTGCCGACCAGCTCGAAGAACTGGCTGGGGAGGATGAGATCCGAGGCCGTGAACGAGTCCTGCGTTTCGACGCCAGGATTGTGCTGCCGCATAGCTAACAACTCCCGCCCGGTCCGGGGCGAACAACTCGCCACATCGGACTCGAGGCACTGCCAGGTTAGCCCGCGTATCCCCTTCCTGCTGCCTCCGCCGCCGCCGTATCTCAGAGCATGGTTAGCCGACCATAGTAGCGCCAACAGGTCATTTCAAGAGTTGGCCTACTGAATTATGTTGCAAGCTCAACTAATGGCTCGATGGCCGCCGAGGCCACATTTCCACCCTCAGCCTAAGCGAGGTAAGAGGGCGGCAAAAGGACGGTTGGATGACCGGATTGTGACGGTATCCTGAAGCGGGCGGCTGCCGGGTCCTCCACTAGGGGCGTGCCGGGGCCATCTGTTATAATTTCCAGGATAGACTGAAGCATCTTGCTCAAGCATCTTGCTGAAGCATCCTGCCGAAACGTCTTCTTGAAACCTTTTGGCCGCAGGGGAGGACAGTGCGATGGCGGATTTCTTTGCAAAAGAGACGATCAAGAGTCTGCGTAAATTGCGCCAACTCAAGCCCGACTACTTCAAAGGGTTCATGGATTGGGACGAGATGGTCTTCAAGGACGGGGCGCTGCCTGCCAAGACCAAGGAACTGATGGCCGTCACTGCGGCGCACGTTACCGCCTGTCCATGGTGTATCGAGGAGCACGTCAAGCGCGCGATCAAGCAGGGAGCGACGGACGAGGAGATCGCGGAAGCGGCGTTCGTAGCGATGGCGCTTCGGGCCGGCGCTGCCTTTGCGCACTCCTCGATCGCGATGGCGGTGAGCGAAGAGCAGCGCGCGAAGGCCGCCGCTCAGTCGCACAATCACGAAGGCCACAATCACTAGACGGTGCGCGCCAGGGCGGGGATTTCTTTAATGGAGCAGGCAGGAACGGGCCGCGCGACGCGGCAAATCGCGATTGGCGCGCTCAAGGTCGGCGGCGGAGCGCCGGTAGTGGTGCAGTCGATGTGTGCTACGCGCACGGTCGATATCGACCAGACCGTGGCGCAAACGCATCAGCTGGCGCGCGCCGGCGCGGGAATCGTGCGGATCGCGCTCGACAACGAAAAGGAAATTCCGGCGCTCAAGGAAATTCGCGCGCAGACGCGCGGGATTGTGCTGTCGGTCGACCTCCAGGAGAACTATCGCATCGCCGGCAAGGTCGCTCCGCATGTCGACAAGATCCGCTACAACCCCGGCCATCTGCATCATATCGAGAAGGCCAAGAGCGTGCCCGAGAAGGTGCGATGGCTGGTCGATATCGCGCGCGAGCATAATCTCGCGATCCGCATCGGGGTGAACTGCGGCTCGGTGGCGCCGGCTTTCCTCGAGAAACATCCCGGCGACCAGCTTAGCGCGCTGGTCGAATCGGCCGTGTGGCATTGCGAGCTGATGGACGAGCTCGGATTCGACCGCTTCGTCGTCTCGCTCAAGGACTCCGACCCGGCCAAGGTGCTCGTGGCCAACCGACGCTTCGCCGCGCGCCGCCCCGACGTTCCGCTCCATCTCGGAGTGACCGAGGCGGGGCTGCCGCCCGACGGCATCATCAAGACCCGGATCGCATTCGAGAAGCTGCTCGCGCAGAACTTCGGCGACACGATCCGCGTCTCGCTCACGCTGCCCAACGAGCGCAAGCACGAAGAGGTCATCGTCGGCCATCAGATCATCAAGGACGTCGAGAGCGGACGCTTCATCTCGGTGCCCGACTTCGGCACCGGCCTCAACATCATCTCATGCCCGTCATGCTCACGGGTGGAGAACGAGAAGTTCGTCGAGCTCGCGCAGCAGGTGAAAGAGGTTACCGCCTACGCGTCGCGTCATCGGATAACGATCGCGGTGATGGGATGCCGGGTGAACGGGCCGGGCGAGACCGACGACGCCGACTTGGGACTGTGGTGCGGTCCAACGACGGTGAACCTCAAAAAAAGGGATCGCAAGCTCGGCAATTTCCGCTATGACGACGTGCTGGCGCGCCTGCGCGTCGAGGTCGACAAGCTTATCGCCGAGCGCGCGTCGGCGGCGAACAACTGACGCCGCTTCGTGCAGCTCAGGATCGTTTCTTCATCTGACAGCCGATAAGCGAGCAGTAGTCTTCGTCGCCCGCAGCGACGAAGAACTGCCCGCACGCGGCGCAGTTGGCGATGCGCTCGCCGGCTCCGAGCATCGGCCGGAGCCGGTCGAGTATCGGTTCGTCGGGAGCGCGGCGCGCCGCGGTGGCGGCGCCGCTCGCTGCGCCGGGGCGGCGCGGAGCGCGGCCCTGGGCCGCTCGCTGCGCCGCTTCGCGCGCAAGACCGTCCGCCTCTTCGTTGCCTGCGTCGCCCGCATGTCCGCGCACCCACTCGAAGCGCACCTCGTGCCGCGCGACTTCGCGGTCGAGCTCTTGCCACAGGTCCTGGTTTTTCGTGCGCCGCCAACCGTCGTTCATCGTCTTGACCAGGTACTGGCTGTCGCTGCGCAGGATCACCGGGATGCCGGGATCGAGGGCGCGTAGCGCTTCGATCGCCGCCGTTATCTCCATCCGGTTGTTGGTGGTCTCCGAATCGCCGCCGCTTAGCCGGTGCGTTCCATCCGGGGTGAGGATCACGACACCCCATCCTCCGGGCCCCGGATTACCTTCGCAGGAGCCGTCGGCATAAACCACGATTGGCGCCTTGCTCGTCGTTGGCACAGTCGCTCTCTTCTCTCTTCCGGTCAGGCGGCGCGCGCGCGGCGCAGATCGTCGAACCATCGCAGGTAATGGCCCGCCGACACCGTCCATGAAAAGTCGGCCGCAAAACAGTTGTCCATCAGGCGGCGCCATGCCGCGCGATCGGCGAAGAGCCGGCGCGCTCGCGCGATCGCGTCAACCATCGCGCCGACGCGGTACTCGGTGAACATGAAGCCGTTTCCGGTGCCGCGTTGCGGGTCGAACTCGGCCACCGTGTCCCGCAGGCCGCCTGTCGCGCGCACCAGGGGCGCCGTGCCGTACTTGAGCGCGTACATCTGCGTAAGCCCGCACGGCTCGAACCGCGACGGCATCAGGAAGATGTCGCTTCCGGCCTGGATTTGATGGGCGAGGGCGTTGTCGAAGGCCAACTCGACGCGCAACCGGCCGGGAAAGCGCTCCTCGGCGGCCTTGAAAAGCTTCTCGAGTACCGGGTCGCCGCTCGCGAGCATGAGCAGTTGCACGTCGAGCTCCATCATGGCGTCGAGGGCGTCTGCGACAAGTTCGACGCCCTTTTGCGAGCTCATCCGCGTGACCATCCCGATTATCGGGACATCGCCGCGATCGGCGAGGCCGGCGCGCTGGCGCAGTGCGCGCCGGCAGACCGCTTTGCCCTCGCGCTGCGCGGGCGTATAGCGGGCCGCGATCATCGGGTCGATCGCCGGGTCCCATTCGGTGTAATCCGCACCGTTGAGTATGCCGACGAAGCGGCGGCCCTTGTTGCGCAGCACTCCTTCCAGGCCGAAGCCCAGTTCGGGATCGCTGCTCACCTCGCGCGCGTAGGTCGGACTCACGGTCGAGGCGCCGTCGGCGAGCACGATAGCGCCCTTCATCAGGTTGATGCGTCCCCAGAACTCTAGGCATTCGACGGAAAAATACGAGCGGTCGATGCCGAGCAGGGAGAAATCGGCCTGGTTGAAGATTCCCTGGAAGGCGAGATTGTGAAGGGTGAAAACCGTCAGCGTTCCGCCGAGCGTTTCACGGAGCGCCGGGTCGGCGCGCGCCACGATCGGCGCCACGGCAGTGTGCCAATCGTGAGCATGCAGGATGTCGGGCCGGATGTAACGCGCGGCGGCCAGTGCGGCGGCGCGGCCGAAGAGCACGAAACGGCGCAGATTGTCGGCGTAATCGGCGCCGCGCTCGCCGTAAACTCCTGCGCGATCGAAGTAAACCGGATGCCTGATCAGGTAGAGCGGCACGCCGTCGCGGGTTTCGGCCGAAAGCAGATCGAAGCGTTCGCTGGAACCGCCGATCGCCACCGATAGATCCCCGGCCACCTGCTCGGTTTCGAGCGCGTCGAGCACGCCGCGGTAACCGGGAAGGATGACCGCCGGCTCGGCGCCGTTTTGCCTGAGCGCGGCGGGCAGCGCGCCGATTACGTCGGCGAGGCCGCCGGCCTTTGCCCATGGCGTGATCTCGGCGGCGACGATGGCGATTTTCATTTCATGACCGGCGAATTTCGTCTGTTCGCTCGGCCGGGTGACGTCTGCGCGCGCCTTGAGCGAGACCGGGCGGTGCGCTGGGAACCAGGCAGCGCTCAGCTCGCCCGCGCGACCTGCGGCGCAGGCGAGGATCCGTTCAGCGCCAGCGCCTCGCGCAGAACCTCGGCCGCGTTCTCGGGCGGCACCGAGTTGATATAGAAACCCGTGCCGACCTCGAAGCCCGCAACCTTGGTCAGCGCGGGCGTGATCTCCATGTGCCAGTGATAGTGCTTGCTCTGGGCCTCGCGCAAAGGCGCCGAATGAATGATGTAGTTGAACGGCGGATCGTCGAGCGAGCGTTTAAGCGCGCGCAGGCTCGCGCGGAGCGCATCCGCGAGGCCGGGGTACGATGCCGCCGCTTGCTCGAAGTGCGATCCGTGAACCTTGGGAATCAGCCAGAGCTCGAAGGGAAAGCGCGCGGCGAAGGGCGAAGCCGCGATAAATTCGTCGTTTTCGAAAACCACGCGGCGGCGGTCCTGGCCCTCCTGCTCGACGATGTCGCAGAAGATGCATCGCTCCTTGAGCGAGTAATAATCGCTCGCCCCGCGCAACTCCTGCTGCACGTTGAGCGGCAGAATCGGCAGCGCGATCAGCTGCGAGTGCGGATGCTCGAGGCTCGCCCCGGCCTCGGCGCCGTGGTTTTTGAAGATCAGCACGTAGCGAAAGCGCTCGTCCTGCGCGAGGTCCTGCACCCGCTCGCGATAGGCCCACAGCAGTTCCTCGATCTGGTGCAGCTCGAGGTCGGCAAGGCCGCGATCATGGTCGGGGCTTTCGATCAGCACCTCGTGGGCGCCGATGCCGTTCATCAGGTCGTACAGCCCTTCGCCCCGCCGTCCCGCCCGGCCCTCGATCCGCAGCGCCGGGAACTTGTTGCTGATCCCGCGCACGCGCCATCCCGGCCCGTTCGGCGGCGAACCGTTGTCGCGGTAGGCCAGCACCTCCGGAGGAGTCATATGCTCCATGCCGGGGCAAAACGCGCATGGCGGCCCTTTGCGTTGCTCGCGAACCATTTTAAAATCCGACGGACGCTTCCCACGCTCGGTGGCCATGATCACCCAGCGCCCAACGACCGGATCTTTTCTCAATTCTGGCATCGAAACCGGCTGCTCCCGCAGTCACATCGATTAAAATTGTGCCGCGCCGCGGCCCGGTTTCGAGAAAACCCGCGGGCTGCGGACGTCGGGCCGTGGCGAGCCTTTGCGGTTCCCGCCCAGGCGCGGCTAGTTAAGCACGGTGCGCTCTGCGCGGGCGGGCGCGGTTTCCGGATGCTGCTCGACGCCGTCGCGCAGCGCGTGGCGCAGGACTTCGTCGACGGTATCGACGAACACGAACTCCATCTCTTTGCGCGCTTCTTCCGGGATGTCCTCCAAGTCGCTTTCATTGCGCCGCGGCAGGATGACGGTCTTGATTCCCGCGCGCCGCGCCGCCAGCACCTTTTCCTTGACGCCGCCGACCGGCAGGACCTTGCCGCGCAGCGTTATCTCGCCGGTCATCGCGACGTCGGAGCGCACCGGGCGCGCGCTCAGCAGCGAGGCGAGCGAGGCTGCGATAGTTACGCCCGCGGACGGCCCGTCCTTGGGAATCGCGCCGGCCGGGACGTGTATATGGAGGTCGGATTTTTCGAAAAAGTCGGCCGGGATTCCGAGTTGCGCGGCGCGCGAGCGCACGTAAGAGAGCGCCGCTTGCGCCGACTCCTTCATCACGTCGCCGAGCGAGCCAGTGATGGTGACGCCCTTTTGCCCGCTCATCCGCGTGCTCTCGATGAACAGGATGTCGCCGCCGTTGGGGGTCCAGGCGAGCCCGGTGGCGACGCCGGGTTCCTGCGTGCGCTCGGCCGCCTCGGAGAAGAATTTGCGCGCGCCGAGAAAGCGATGCAGCATGTCGGGCGTCACGCGCTCGGGCGCGGTTTCGCCTTCGGTCAGCGCGCGCGCGATTTTGCGGCACACGCGGCTGATTTCGCGCTCGAGGTTGCGCAGGCCCGCCTCGCGCGTGTAGCTGCGGATGATTTCGGAGACCGTTTCCTTGGTGAACTCGATCTTGGTATTGCCGAGCCCGTTTTCGCCGATCTGCTTGGGGATAAGGTGGCGTTCGGCAATCTGTAGCTTCTCTTCTTCGGTGTAGCCGGGAAGCTCCAGCACTTCCATCCGATCGCGCAGCGCCGGCGGAATCGGGTCGAGCACGTTGGCCGTGGTCAGGAACAACACCTTGGAGAGATCGAACGGCACGTCGAGATAATGGTCGACGAAGGCGTAATTCTGTTCCGGGTCGAGAACCTCGAGCAGCGCCGAGGCCGGGTCGCCGCGAAAGTCGGTGCCGAGCTTGTCCACCTCGTCGAGGATGAACAGCGGATTGTTCGATCCCGCGTTGCGCAAGCCCTGGATCATCCGCCCGGGCAGCGAGCCGATATAGGTGCGGCGATGGCCGCGAATCTCGGCCTCGTCGCGGATGCCGCCGAGGGAGAGGCGCACGAACTTGCGTCCGAGCGCGCGCGCGATCGAGCGGCCGAGCGAAGTCTTGCCGGTTCCTGGCGGTCCGACGAAGCAAAGGATCGGCCCCTTGGTGTCGCTCTTGAGCTTGCGCACGGCGAGGAACTCGAGGATGCGCTCCTTGACCTTTTCGAGATCGAAATGATCCTCGTCGAGCACCGCGCGCGCGTGCTTGATGTCGAGATTGTCGTCGGTGGAAACCGCCCACGGCAGGCTGACCAGCCAATCGAGGTAGGTTCGCACTACCGTGTGCTCGGCCGATTCGGGCGGGATCATCTTGAGCCGATCCAGCTCCTTGTCGGCCGCCTTGCGCGCGTCCTCGGGCATCTTGGCCGCCTCGATCTTCTTTTCGAGGTCCTCGATCTCGGAGGATCGCGCGTCGCCTTCGCCAAGCTCCTTCTGGATCGCCTTGAGCTGTTGACGCAGATAGTATTCGCGCTGGTTCTTGTTGAGCTCGGTTTGCACCTGCGATTGGATCTTGTGGCCGAGCTCGAGTAGTTCGATTTCGCGCCCCAGGATGACGATCAGCTTCTCCAGGCGCGCGCGCACGTCGTTGGTCGACAACAGATCCTGGGATTCCTCGACCGCGATCTTCAGATAGGAGGCGACCATGTCGGTCAGCCGCGCGGGCTCGCGCACCTGCATCGCCATCACCTGCAGCTCGTCGGGCAGGTAGGGCACCAGCGAGACGAACTTCGAAAACTGGCTCACCAGATGCGCCTGCAGGGCGTCGAGCTCCTTGTCGGCTTCGACCGCCTCGCCGAGGCGCCGCACGTTGGCGCGGAAGTACGGTTCGAGCTGGACGAAATCGAGCAGGTCGATTCGCGCGATGCCCTGGACCAGCACCCGCACGCTGTGGTCCGGGTACTTGAGCATCTTGAGAATCCGCACCGCGGTGCCGCGCTGGAACAGTCCTTCGGGCGCCGGGTTCTCCTCTTCGGGATTCTTCTGCGCCGAGAGTCCGATTACGCGCGAGGCTTGCCCCACATCCTCGATCAACCTGAGCGAGGCTGGGCGCGAAACCAGGAACGGATGGATCTGGTTGGGAAAGATTACGATGCCGCGCAGGGGCAGCACCGGCAAAATGTCGGGAACCTCGACCTTGCTTAGATCCTCTTCTAAGTCGAAGCGCTTTTCGCCTTTGGCTTTATCGGATTTCTCTGCCATAGATGTCGACCCGCCTCCCCGGTCGCGGCCGAGGGCCGCCGGCGCTTCCAACCCCGCGATCGATTAACGTAATATACCCCCTGCAGGCAGACAAGCTCGGCCTCCTATCATCGAGTTTAGCCACGATTGACGTGCCGCGCCCGCGATCGAGGCAAAAGATTGGCAAAACATCAGTTCGAGAAAGTTTTCACCGTAGAGGAAGCCAACGCGCTGATCCCGCGAATGGAAGTTCTGGTCCGCGGCCTGCAAGTCGAGGCTGACGGTCTGCGC
Protein-coding regions in this window:
- a CDS encoding carboxymuconolactone decarboxylase family protein gives rise to the protein MADFFAKETIKSLRKLRQLKPDYFKGFMDWDEMVFKDGALPAKTKELMAVTAAHVTACPWCIEEHVKRAIKQGATDEEIAEAAFVAMALRAGAAFAHSSIAMAVSEEQRAKAAAQSHNHEGHNH
- the ispG gene encoding (E)-4-hydroxy-3-methylbut-2-enyl-diphosphate synthase — its product is MEQAGTGRATRQIAIGALKVGGGAPVVVQSMCATRTVDIDQTVAQTHQLARAGAGIVRIALDNEKEIPALKEIRAQTRGIVLSVDLQENYRIAGKVAPHVDKIRYNPGHLHHIEKAKSVPEKVRWLVDIAREHNLAIRIGVNCGSVAPAFLEKHPGDQLSALVESAVWHCELMDELGFDRFVVSLKDSDPAKVLVANRRFAARRPDVPLHLGVTEAGLPPDGIIKTRIAFEKLLAQNFGDTIRVSLTLPNERKHEEVIVGHQIIKDVESGRFISVPDFGTGLNIISCPSCSRVENEKFVELAQQVKEVTAYASRHRITIAVMGCRVNGPGETDDADLGLWCGPTTVNLKKRDRKLGNFRYDDVLARLRVEVDKLIAERASAANN
- a CDS encoding ribonuclease H, coding for MPTTSKAPIVVYADGSCEGNPGPGGWGVVILTPDGTHRLSGGDSETTNNRMEITAAIEALRALDPGIPVILRSDSQYLVKTMNDGWRRTKNQDLWQELDREVARHEVRFEWVRGHAGDAGNEEADGLAREAAQRAAQGRAPRRPGAASGAATAARRAPDEPILDRLRPMLGAGERIANCAACGQFFVAAGDEDYCSLIGCQMKKRS
- the glgA gene encoding glycogen synthase GlgA; its protein translation is MKIAIVAAEITPWAKAGGLADVIGALPAALRQNGAEPAVILPGYRGVLDALETEQVAGDLSVAIGGSSERFDLLSAETRDGVPLYLIRHPVYFDRAGVYGERGADYADNLRRFVLFGRAAALAAARYIRPDILHAHDWHTAVAPIVARADPALRETLGGTLTVFTLHNLAFQGIFNQADFSLLGIDRSYFSVECLEFWGRINLMKGAIVLADGASTVSPTYAREVSSDPELGFGLEGVLRNKGRRFVGILNGADYTEWDPAIDPMIAARYTPAQREGKAVCRRALRQRAGLADRGDVPIIGMVTRMSSQKGVELVADALDAMMELDVQLLMLASGDPVLEKLFKAAEERFPGRLRVELAFDNALAHQIQAGSDIFLMPSRFEPCGLTQMYALKYGTAPLVRATGGLRDTVAEFDPQRGTGNGFMFTEYRVGAMVDAIARARRLFADRAAWRRLMDNCFAADFSWTVSAGHYLRWFDDLRRARAA
- the galT gene encoding galactose-1-phosphate uridylyltransferase is translated as MPELRKDPVVGRWVIMATERGKRPSDFKMVREQRKGPPCAFCPGMEHMTPPEVLAYRDNGSPPNGPGWRVRGISNKFPALRIEGRAGRRGEGLYDLMNGIGAHEVLIESPDHDRGLADLELHQIEELLWAYRERVQDLAQDERFRYVLIFKNHGAEAGASLEHPHSQLIALPILPLNVQQELRGASDYYSLKERCIFCDIVEQEGQDRRRVVFENDEFIAASPFAARFPFELWLIPKVHGSHFEQAAASYPGLADALRASLRALKRSLDDPPFNYIIHSAPLREAQSKHYHWHMEITPALTKVAGFEVGTGFYINSVPPENAAEVLREALALNGSSPAPQVARAS
- the lon gene encoding endopeptidase La, with the protein product MAEKSDKAKGEKRFDLEEDLSKVEVPDILPVLPLRGIVIFPNQIHPFLVSRPASLRLIEDVGQASRVIGLSAQKNPEEENPAPEGLFQRGTAVRILKMLKYPDHSVRVLVQGIARIDLLDFVQLEPYFRANVRRLGEAVEADKELDALQAHLVSQFSKFVSLVPYLPDELQVMAMQVREPARLTDMVASYLKIAVEESQDLLSTNDVRARLEKLIVILGREIELLELGHKIQSQVQTELNKNQREYYLRQQLKAIQKELGEGDARSSEIEDLEKKIEAAKMPEDARKAADKELDRLKMIPPESAEHTVVRTYLDWLVSLPWAVSTDDNLDIKHARAVLDEDHFDLEKVKERILEFLAVRKLKSDTKGPILCFVGPPGTGKTSLGRSIARALGRKFVRLSLGGIRDEAEIRGHRRTYIGSLPGRMIQGLRNAGSNNPLFILDEVDKLGTDFRGDPASALLEVLDPEQNYAFVDHYLDVPFDLSKVLFLTTANVLDPIPPALRDRMEVLELPGYTEEEKLQIAERHLIPKQIGENGLGNTKIEFTKETVSEIIRSYTREAGLRNLEREISRVCRKIARALTEGETAPERVTPDMLHRFLGARKFFSEAAERTQEPGVATGLAWTPNGGDILFIESTRMSGQKGVTITGSLGDVMKESAQAALSYVRSRAAQLGIPADFFEKSDLHIHVPAGAIPKDGPSAGVTIAASLASLLSARPVRSDVAMTGEITLRGKVLPVGGVKEKVLAARRAGIKTVILPRRNESDLEDIPEEARKEMEFVFVDTVDEVLRHALRDGVEQHPETAPARAERTVLN